One window of the Natrinema sp. CBA1119 genome contains the following:
- a CDS encoding NAD-dependent epimerase/dehydratase family protein — MRILVTGGVGFIGGHLAESFLADGHDVTILDNFEPFYAEGIKRHTLSVHREVADEADADYRFVQGDVRDTETVQKVVTDADVVVHQAAQAGVRESVKHPRKVTDINVDGTVNLLEAAKEADVMRVILASSSSVYGKPHSLPYEEDHPTEPVSPYGVTKLTQEHMARVYTELHGLPTVCLRYFTVYGPRMRPNMAISNFVSRCINGEPPVIYGDGQQTRDFTYVDDVVDANRTLLESDAVDGDVLNIGSSDNISIQMLAETVRDQLVPELEIVYESAREADAEHTHASVEKAGELIGYEPSRTIAEGVGEFIEWYQANREWYEPLVRAS, encoded by the coding sequence ATGCGAATCCTCGTGACGGGAGGGGTCGGGTTCATCGGCGGCCACCTCGCCGAGTCGTTCCTCGCCGACGGTCACGACGTGACGATCCTCGACAACTTTGAACCCTTCTACGCGGAGGGGATCAAACGCCACACGCTCTCGGTCCACCGCGAGGTGGCTGACGAGGCCGACGCCGATTACCGGTTTGTCCAGGGAGACGTTCGGGACACTGAGACCGTCCAGAAGGTCGTCACCGACGCGGACGTTGTAGTTCACCAGGCCGCGCAGGCGGGCGTGCGCGAGAGCGTGAAGCATCCTCGAAAGGTAACCGACATCAACGTCGACGGGACCGTGAACCTCCTTGAGGCGGCGAAAGAGGCGGACGTAATGCGGGTGATCCTTGCGAGTTCCTCGTCAGTGTACGGCAAGCCGCACTCGTTGCCCTACGAGGAGGACCATCCGACCGAGCCCGTGAGCCCTTACGGGGTGACGAAACTCACCCAAGAACACATGGCGCGGGTGTACACAGAGCTACATGGCCTGCCAACTGTCTGCCTGCGGTACTTCACAGTGTACGGTCCGCGGATGCGCCCCAACATGGCGATCTCCAACTTCGTCTCGCGGTGTATTAACGGGGAGCCACCGGTGATCTACGGAGACGGACAACAAACGCGCGATTTTACATATGTGGATGACGTGGTGGACGCCAATCGGACGCTTTTGGAGTCGGACGCGGTTGACGGCGACGTGTTAAACATCGGGAGTTCGGATAATATATCGATCCAGATGTTGGCTGAGACGGTGCGCGACCAGCTCGTGCCCGAACTTGAGATCGTGTATGAATCTGCGCGGGAGGCTGACGCCGAGCACACCCACGCATCCGTGGAGAAGGCTGGAGAATTGATCGGGTACGAGCCCTCGCGGACGATCGCCGAGGGCGTCGGCGAGTTCATTGAGTGGTACCAGGCAAACCGGGAGTGGTACGAGCCATTGGTTCGGGCGTCATAG
- a CDS encoding class I SAM-dependent methyltransferase, whose amino-acid sequence MCPNLSNGPAINSYKELLKNKSLKMLSKVTQSIRARGFTPTAVLTYQMVHNRIQKVLFSLHRSFFGSSPHTPPTNWNDYENLTKYATRPTDINDHLHRLFVEGVRTDPNTIVELGVRGGESTRVFSAVADRTGAQIVSADIDPCDNATSYPNWQFVQSDDVEFANRWESWCEDNSVDSTIGLLFVDTSHLYDHTVKEVEVWLPKLAPDGVAIFHDTNLTRFYRRRDNSLGEGWDNDRGVIRALEDYFECSFDETEQFTTVIDDFLIEHYPLCNGLTVLTRLPDK is encoded by the coding sequence ATGTGCCCGAATCTGTCTAACGGCCCTGCTATCAATAGTTATAAGGAGTTGCTGAAAAACAAATCTTTGAAGATGCTTTCGAAAGTCACCCAATCTATTCGGGCACGTGGTTTCACTCCTACGGCGGTTCTTACATATCAAATGGTCCATAACCGAATCCAAAAAGTGCTGTTTTCACTTCATCGCTCATTCTTTGGCTCGTCTCCCCATACACCACCCACAAATTGGAACGACTACGAAAATCTGACCAAGTATGCAACTAGACCGACAGATATCAATGACCATCTCCACCGTTTGTTTGTAGAAGGTGTTCGGACCGATCCAAATACAATAGTAGAGCTTGGCGTTCGTGGCGGTGAATCGACGCGTGTATTTTCTGCCGTCGCTGACCGTACCGGCGCACAGATTGTGAGTGCCGATATTGACCCCTGTGACAATGCTACTTCGTATCCGAACTGGCAGTTCGTGCAGTCCGACGACGTCGAATTTGCGAACCGATGGGAATCGTGGTGTGAAGACAATTCTGTGGATTCGACTATCGGTCTACTGTTTGTTGACACATCCCATCTATACGATCACACAGTAAAGGAGGTTGAAGTATGGTTGCCGAAGCTCGCTCCCGATGGTGTTGCTATCTTCCACGATACCAATCTCACCCGATTCTATCGACGACGAGACAATTCGCTTGGAGAAGGGTGGGATAACGATCGCGGTGTGATCCGTGCGCTCGAGGATTACTTCGAGTGTTCGTTTGACGAGACAGAACAGTTTACGACTGTGATCGACGACTTTCTGATTGAACACTACCCTCTTTGTAATGGACTGACCGTACTGACGCGACTACCCGATAAATGA
- a CDS encoding glucose-1-phosphate thymidylyltransferase: MKGVLLSGGTGSRLRPITHTGPKQLVPVANKPVLEYAIEDLKEAGVTEIGVILGHKGRKEIQELLGDGSDYGVEITYIVQGNPLGLAHAAGCARDFVGDDDFVMYLGDNILKQGIAELVESFERGDYGAGIALQEVDTPEQFGIADVDDEGTVTRLIEKPDDPPTNLALIGIYVFSNEVFDVIERLEPSWRGELEITDAIQTLLEDGHSIDSHVVRGWWKDTGKPEDILEANRLVLEDNHLECAGYVAPDATVDGRVDLHETAKIEDGAVIRGPVSIAENTVIESGTYVGPYTSIGQNSTLEGVHIENSVVIGESLIETSGKIVDSLLGRGTNIGRADDELPEGRRLVVGENSQLKL, translated from the coding sequence ATGAAAGGTGTCCTTCTATCGGGCGGGACGGGCTCGAGACTCCGTCCAATCACCCACACCGGTCCGAAGCAGCTCGTCCCGGTCGCGAACAAACCGGTCCTCGAGTACGCGATCGAGGACCTCAAGGAAGCTGGCGTCACCGAAATCGGCGTCATTCTCGGCCACAAGGGCCGCAAGGAGATTCAGGAACTGCTCGGTGATGGCAGCGACTACGGCGTTGAAATCACGTATATCGTCCAAGGAAACCCATTAGGACTTGCCCATGCGGCGGGCTGTGCTCGAGACTTTGTTGGTGATGACGACTTCGTAATGTACCTCGGCGACAATATTCTCAAACAGGGAATCGCAGAACTCGTCGAGAGCTTCGAGCGAGGCGACTACGGGGCAGGAATCGCGCTTCAGGAAGTCGATACCCCGGAACAGTTCGGGATCGCTGACGTCGACGATGAGGGGACTGTCACGCGACTTATCGAGAAACCCGACGATCCACCAACCAATCTCGCACTTATTGGAATCTACGTCTTCTCGAACGAGGTGTTCGACGTCATCGAGCGTCTCGAGCCATCCTGGCGCGGCGAACTCGAGATTACGGACGCAATCCAGACCCTGCTCGAGGACGGTCATTCGATCGACTCTCATGTGGTCCGCGGCTGGTGGAAGGACACAGGCAAGCCCGAGGATATTCTTGAGGCAAACCGACTGGTACTCGAAGACAATCACCTTGAATGTGCTGGCTATGTCGCACCCGATGCGACAGTCGACGGCCGAGTCGATCTGCACGAAACAGCGAAGATCGAAGATGGCGCGGTCATTCGCGGCCCCGTTTCAATCGCCGAAAACACGGTAATCGAGTCCGGGACGTACGTCGGCCCGTATACGTCAATCGGGCAGAACTCGACGCTTGAGGGCGTCCATATCGAGAACAGTGTCGTCATTGGTGAGTCGTTGATCGAGACGAGCGGTAAGATCGTGGACAGTCTCCTCGGTCGTGGCACAAATATCGGTCGCGCAGACGACGAACTCCCGGAAGGGCGGAGACTCGTTGTCGGTGAAAATTCACAGCTCAAACTCTAA
- a CDS encoding glycosyltransferase family 2 protein has product MISIIIPVYNDPGGIATTLESFLTLQTSHDHEIVVVDNNSTDRTPEVVQSYDDDRLTLNHETGIQSSYAARNTGIRNTDSDILAFVDADMIVSEDWLESALQTFQTRDADYMGCNVELTLPDTPTLAARYDHHTGFPVKQYLEYQQFAPTCCLFVRREVLEDVGLFDHRLVSGGDKEFGNRVHEAGYDMHFAEDVTMYHPTRNTLSELVRKDRRVGRGLCQLQRYYSDRYGTPGVPPRPSGVKLPDPDLETRDRFAFGALSRFLTGVRGLGYYQEYLTDDRRDDLGGILELDQ; this is encoded by the coding sequence ATGATTTCGATTATTATCCCAGTCTACAACGATCCTGGGGGCATTGCGACCACCCTCGAGTCTTTTCTCACCCTACAGACCAGCCACGACCACGAAATAGTCGTTGTCGATAACAACTCCACTGATCGTACCCCAGAGGTCGTCCAGTCATATGACGATGATCGGCTTACCCTCAACCACGAGACCGGGATCCAGTCCTCCTATGCCGCCCGCAACACCGGTATCCGAAACACCGACAGCGACATCCTCGCCTTCGTCGACGCGGACATGATCGTCTCTGAGGACTGGCTCGAGTCGGCCCTCCAAACCTTCCAAACTCGAGACGCCGACTACATGGGCTGTAACGTCGAACTCACGCTCCCGGACACCCCGACGCTCGCCGCTCGCTACGATCACCACACCGGCTTTCCCGTCAAGCAGTATCTCGAGTACCAGCAGTTCGCCCCCACCTGTTGCCTTTTCGTCCGCCGCGAGGTCTTGGAAGACGTCGGCCTTTTTGACCACCGACTCGTCTCCGGCGGCGACAAAGAGTTCGGCAACCGGGTCCACGAAGCGGGCTATGACATGCACTTCGCCGAGGACGTCACGATGTATCACCCGACACGAAACACCCTATCCGAACTTGTCAGAAAGGACCGCCGCGTCGGCCGCGGACTCTGCCAGCTCCAGCGATATTATTCCGACCGATACGGCACGCCGGGCGTCCCGCCGCGACCAAGCGGTGTCAAGTTACCCGATCCCGACCTCGAGACGCGCGATCGATTCGCTTTCGGGGCGCTCTCGAGGTTCCTCACCGGCGTCCGCGGACTGGGCTACTACCAGGAGTACCTCACGGACGATCGACGCGACGATCTCGGTGGAATCCTGGAACTCGACCAGTAA
- a CDS encoding glycosyltransferase domain-containing protein yields the protein MSLDSADSNIVVYTAIFGDYDVLIDPEVIESGVDYVCFTDDERLTSDVWEIRNVTPMTDSALSNRRIKILTHEYLEEYDISVYIDGNIQILERVEPLVEDYLSTADFALYKHPKRTSVFEEGESCIEQNKAEAGPVCEQLKHYRDAGFPDDRDLSENRILFRRHQNPEIKDVMWSWWREVSERASRDQLSLMFVLWKHDLEYNLIPHSVRDAPQFAIHPHRPDGYLGSIWPYWMSIRTDPDPGLLKNTGFYFERSLSVLKNEGFLALLSKSTSLLVRTLATQIKEIGDRLGVIGPDQIYSDEYYAKRRQDPFRSESHEIADALVERFQPSSVIDYGCAIGTYLERFEEHGVTINGVEGNSAAFRHAVVPNDRLEQHDLRQPYEPDDYYDLVLSVEVAEHIPERYARTFVNTLAKSGEVVVLTAAPPGQGGTHHVNEKPPEYWIQLFDDHGMEYDRETTDELKEEIVVDSLYHVPENIMVFKKTDL from the coding sequence ATGTCCTTGGACTCTGCGGACTCTAATATCGTCGTGTATACCGCCATCTTCGGTGATTACGATGTACTCATTGATCCAGAAGTCATCGAGTCCGGCGTCGATTACGTCTGTTTTACCGATGATGAAAGGCTCACGTCCGACGTCTGGGAGATAAGAAACGTGACGCCGATGACCGATTCGGCGCTCTCCAATCGCCGCATCAAGATTCTCACTCACGAATATCTGGAGGAGTACGATATCAGTGTCTATATCGACGGAAACATCCAGATATTGGAACGGGTCGAACCCCTTGTCGAGGATTATCTCTCGACCGCGGACTTTGCTCTCTACAAGCATCCGAAGCGAACCAGTGTCTTTGAGGAGGGGGAATCGTGTATCGAGCAGAACAAAGCGGAAGCAGGTCCCGTTTGCGAGCAGTTGAAACACTATCGCGACGCGGGATTCCCCGATGATCGCGACCTATCAGAGAATCGCATTCTCTTCCGTCGCCATCAAAACCCCGAGATCAAAGACGTAATGTGGTCCTGGTGGCGTGAGGTTTCAGAGCGAGCGAGTCGAGACCAACTGAGTCTGATGTTCGTGTTGTGGAAGCATGACCTCGAATACAACCTGATCCCTCATTCGGTGCGGGACGCGCCGCAGTTCGCCATCCACCCGCATCGTCCCGATGGGTACCTCGGATCAATCTGGCCGTACTGGATGTCGATAAGAACGGATCCCGATCCGGGGCTCTTGAAGAATACCGGATTTTATTTTGAGAGATCGCTCTCCGTTTTGAAAAACGAGGGATTCCTTGCGCTGCTATCGAAATCAACCTCGTTGCTCGTGAGAACTCTCGCTACCCAAATAAAAGAGATCGGCGATCGACTGGGAGTGATCGGGCCCGACCAGATCTACTCCGATGAGTACTATGCGAAACGAAGACAGGACCCGTTTCGGAGTGAATCACATGAGATCGCAGATGCGCTCGTTGAACGGTTCCAGCCCAGTAGCGTCATCGACTATGGATGCGCGATCGGCACGTACCTGGAACGGTTCGAGGAACACGGTGTGACGATCAACGGCGTCGAAGGAAACTCAGCAGCCTTCCGTCACGCTGTGGTCCCGAACGACCGTCTAGAACAACACGACCTTCGACAACCGTATGAGCCGGACGACTACTACGACCTCGTATTAAGCGTCGAGGTTGCGGAACATATCCCCGAGAGATACGCCCGAACCTTCGTGAACACGCTCGCCAAATCCGGTGAGGTCGTCGTATTAACCGCTGCTCCTCCCGGACAGGGCGGTACACATCACGTCAACGAGAAACCGCCGGAATACTGGATACAACTCTTCGATGACCACGGAATGGAGTACGACCGTGAAACTACGGACGAACTGAAAGAAGAGATCGTTGTCGACTCCCTGTATCACGTTCCCGAGAACATAATGGTCTTCAAAAAGACGGATCTATGA
- a CDS encoding dTDP-4-dehydrorhamnose 3,5-epimerase family protein, whose amino-acid sequence MIHGVEVKDLQVNADERGHLVEVFREDWELYDPGPAMSYYSMTYPGVVRAWHRHLEGQIDHFICPKGRIKVGIYDDREDSPTQGELDTFVIGEHNQKAIRIPGDCWHGFKAIGDEPAFLLNFPSKLYDYDEPDEERIPYDTDKIPLDWDEEPSG is encoded by the coding sequence ATGATCCATGGTGTAGAGGTCAAAGACCTCCAAGTAAACGCCGACGAACGCGGTCACCTCGTGGAAGTCTTCCGCGAGGATTGGGAACTCTACGATCCCGGCCCAGCGATGTCGTACTATTCGATGACCTATCCCGGAGTCGTCCGCGCTTGGCACCGCCATCTCGAGGGCCAGATCGACCACTTCATCTGCCCGAAGGGGCGGATCAAGGTCGGGATCTACGACGACAGAGAGGACTCCCCAACACAGGGTGAACTGGACACGTTCGTCATCGGCGAGCACAACCAGAAGGCCATCCGCATTCCGGGTGACTGCTGGCACGGGTTCAAGGCGATCGGCGATGAGCCGGCGTTCCTGCTCAACTTCCCGTCGAAGCTCTACGACTACGACGAACCCGACGAGGAACGAATCCCCTACGACACGGACAAAATACCTTTAGACTGGGACGAAGAACCGAGCGGATAA
- a CDS encoding glycosyltransferase: MISITADGMSTNSSTPEPVSVILPVYNDPVGVRTTLKSLLNQQYNQYEILPVDNNSTDETAKVVHRLAEQHPEWITPLEETTVQSSYAARNTGIEHSSGSILLFIDSDMWVNENWVGDMITFFESRDCDYLGCNVEIIADDSNFWEAYEQSFSFPIKSYVEYKHFAPTCALAVRRNVFEDIGSFDERLESGGDKEFGQRVYHADFKQCYAGDVTAYHPARDSWEALRSKALRIGRGRAQKWRYYPDADISHHPLNPLNFLPPSPFRLRRHFSGHGTSIPLLAGFYLLEYALKLTQSYGAIRETVSQRRSDQGKYI; encoded by the coding sequence GTGATTTCAATCACAGCAGACGGGATGTCGACTAACTCTTCTACCCCTGAACCGGTCTCCGTTATTCTCCCGGTATATAATGATCCTGTCGGAGTTCGAACGACGCTCAAGTCTTTGCTTAACCAGCAGTACAACCAATACGAAATACTTCCAGTAGACAACAATTCGACGGATGAGACCGCAAAAGTCGTTCACAGGTTGGCGGAGCAACATCCAGAATGGATCACTCCGCTTGAGGAGACCACTGTTCAGTCCTCTTATGCCGCTAGAAATACGGGAATTGAGCACTCTTCAGGAAGCATCTTACTTTTCATTGACTCCGACATGTGGGTGAATGAAAATTGGGTGGGAGATATGATAACTTTCTTCGAGTCACGTGACTGTGACTACCTCGGCTGTAACGTCGAGATCATCGCCGACGACTCTAATTTCTGGGAAGCATACGAGCAGTCGTTTTCCTTTCCGATCAAAAGTTATGTCGAATATAAACACTTTGCTCCCACTTGTGCGCTCGCAGTTAGACGCAACGTCTTCGAGGACATCGGATCCTTCGACGAACGACTCGAATCCGGTGGCGACAAGGAGTTTGGTCAACGAGTCTACCACGCCGACTTCAAACAGTGCTACGCTGGAGACGTAACCGCGTACCACCCGGCGCGGGACTCTTGGGAGGCGCTTCGTTCGAAAGCACTTCGGATCGGTCGCGGACGGGCACAGAAGTGGCGGTACTACCCGGACGCCGACATCTCTCACCACCCACTGAACCCGCTCAATTTCCTTCCACCAAGTCCGTTCCGTCTCCGCCGACATTTCTCGGGCCACGGCACCTCAATACCGTTGCTCGCCGGATTCTACCTACTTGAGTACGCCCTGAAACTCACCCAAAGTTATGGTGCGATTCGGGAGACGGTTTCACAACGTCGCTCAGATCAGGGAAAATATATATGA
- a CDS encoding lipopolysaccharide biosynthesis protein, protein MNLLRSLVPAPEDGDGLTSKVLSGGAWVSSLNILNRLLETFKLIVLARLLSPSDFGLMGIALLTLAALEQLSQLGVDQALIQEEKDDIDRYLSTAWSLKIVRAVLIISVLYVTSSAISNFLGEPQARPILQMIGITYLFRAFMNPATVYFEKNLDFRKFFSLKFSSVIVDVVVAIVFGFIFQNVWALVAGILARHLTQLLVSYRIHPFRPSLELDTEKAKELFGFGKWIWASGITTFVSTQGDDGFVVWLLGADALGFYQMAFRLSNAPATEISKVISKVAFPTYSALQNQKQRLRRTYLNTLEITFYVTAPMAVGIVVVAPEFTVVVLGEEWVPIVPALQVMAVAGFVRGIATTGGAIFRGTGAPEWDFRMNLLRAITILLTIWPLMNYMGITGAAISITLGIGITIPVWLVVSRRIISARYSQYANRAVIPCVSSGLMAIAVQAILSEDVVGLLAGISTGILFYFLFSTLLYRYIRPHPVSVLKNFTGPSE, encoded by the coding sequence ATGAATCTTCTACGATCGCTGGTTCCAGCGCCTGAAGACGGGGACGGACTCACCAGCAAAGTCCTCAGTGGAGGGGCTTGGGTTAGCTCTCTGAACATCCTCAATCGACTTCTAGAGACGTTCAAACTGATCGTCCTCGCACGGCTGCTTTCTCCCTCGGATTTCGGTCTAATGGGTATCGCCCTCCTCACGTTGGCGGCACTGGAACAACTCTCTCAGCTCGGCGTTGATCAAGCCCTGATCCAGGAGGAGAAGGACGACATCGACCGATACCTCTCGACTGCCTGGAGCCTGAAGATCGTCCGGGCCGTTCTGATCATCTCCGTCCTCTATGTGACATCGTCCGCTATTTCGAACTTCCTAGGGGAACCACAGGCAAGACCCATCCTCCAAATGATTGGGATCACGTATCTATTTCGAGCGTTCATGAATCCAGCCACGGTTTACTTCGAGAAGAACTTGGATTTCCGCAAGTTCTTTTCACTCAAGTTCTCTTCGGTAATCGTCGATGTGGTCGTCGCAATCGTGTTCGGCTTCATCTTTCAGAACGTCTGGGCATTAGTGGCCGGAATACTTGCCAGACATCTCACACAACTCCTCGTATCGTACCGCATCCATCCGTTTCGGCCGTCTCTCGAATTGGATACGGAGAAAGCAAAGGAGCTATTCGGATTCGGAAAGTGGATCTGGGCGTCCGGAATAACGACGTTCGTTTCGACACAGGGCGACGACGGATTCGTCGTCTGGCTGCTCGGTGCGGACGCCCTCGGTTTCTACCAGATGGCGTTCCGCCTCTCCAACGCGCCCGCTACAGAAATCTCCAAAGTTATTTCTAAAGTCGCGTTTCCAACCTACTCCGCCCTCCAGAACCAGAAACAACGACTCAGGAGAACGTACCTCAACACGCTCGAGATCACGTTTTATGTTACCGCACCAATGGCTGTCGGCATAGTGGTTGTTGCCCCCGAATTCACCGTTGTTGTACTAGGCGAAGAATGGGTGCCAATCGTCCCAGCACTACAGGTGATGGCGGTGGCTGGTTTCGTCCGCGGAATCGCGACTACCGGTGGAGCGATCTTTAGGGGCACGGGGGCTCCCGAGTGGGACTTCAGAATGAACTTACTTCGCGCAATAACGATTCTCTTGACGATCTGGCCGCTCATGAACTACATGGGGATAACAGGTGCGGCGATCAGTATCACACTCGGTATCGGAATCACCATCCCGGTCTGGCTCGTCGTGAGCCGGCGTATCATCTCGGCTCGATACAGTCAGTACGCGAATAGAGCCGTGATTCCATGCGTCAGTTCTGGCCTGATGGCGATCGCTGTTCAAGCCATACTCTCTGAGGACGTCGTTGGATTATTAGCAGGCATTTCGACCGGAATTCTCTTCTATTTCCTCTTCAGTACGTTACTGTATCGATACATCCGGCCGCACCCGGTATCCGTACTTAAAAACTTCACAGGACCGTCCGAATGA
- the aglG gene encoding glucosyl-dolichyl phosphate glucuronosyltransferase has product MKVSVVICTYAMERYDVFSECVDSVLAQTYEPLEVVIVVDGNDAVFERVQDDYGGREDVVLHCNDENQGISYSRTRGAEIATGEVVAFIDDDAVAEPDWVEELARVYEESDAIAVGGHAKPDWVTEKPDFFPEEFYWLVGCDERGMGEHMEELRNTYGSNISFRRDVFLSVGGYDENTGRHGDRHIQAHEAPVCIRMANTYGKGVIYNTDAVVHHKLFDYRGDFRWLVFRSFWQGYSKRIMDLLLPEAKGDKNEYLGQLLLEYVPDRLSELVRRPSSAKAQQLVTIVIFTAAVGFGYLYGLADVDRSELTLDRDAAVDV; this is encoded by the coding sequence ATGAAGGTCTCCGTCGTCATCTGTACTTATGCGATGGAACGCTACGACGTCTTTTCCGAGTGTGTCGACAGCGTTCTCGCACAGACGTACGAGCCGCTCGAGGTCGTGATCGTGGTCGATGGGAACGATGCGGTTTTCGAGCGCGTGCAAGATGATTACGGCGGGAGAGAGGACGTCGTCCTCCACTGTAACGACGAGAATCAGGGGATTTCGTACAGTCGGACTCGAGGGGCCGAGATCGCAACTGGGGAGGTCGTGGCGTTTATCGACGACGACGCCGTTGCTGAGCCGGATTGGGTCGAAGAGCTGGCTCGAGTGTACGAGGAAAGCGACGCGATCGCGGTCGGCGGCCACGCGAAACCGGACTGGGTGACTGAGAAGCCTGACTTCTTCCCCGAGGAGTTCTACTGGCTGGTCGGCTGTGACGAGCGCGGGATGGGCGAGCACATGGAGGAGTTGCGGAACACGTACGGCTCGAATATTTCGTTTCGGCGGGACGTGTTCCTCTCGGTGGGTGGCTACGACGAGAACACGGGTCGCCACGGCGATCGGCACATCCAGGCCCACGAAGCGCCGGTCTGTATTCGGATGGCTAACACGTACGGGAAAGGCGTGATCTACAATACGGATGCCGTGGTCCACCACAAGTTGTTCGACTACCGCGGTGACTTCCGCTGGCTCGTGTTCCGGTCGTTCTGGCAGGGCTACTCGAAGCGGATTATGGATCTGCTCTTGCCCGAAGCAAAGGGGGACAAGAACGAGTACTTGGGGCAGTTGCTGCTCGAGTACGTACCGGATCGGTTGTCGGAGCTGGTGCGGCGACCCTCGAGTGCGAAGGCACAACAGCTCGTGACGATTGTTATCTTTACCGCTGCGGTCGGCTTCGGCTACCTGTACGGACTGGCCGATGTCGATCGATCGGAGCTGACTCTTGATCGCGATGCGGCGGTCGACGTCTGA
- a CDS encoding oligosaccharide flippase family protein, protein MNLSKSVFKLFSAQVVVQIIGFLALAIFANILSPTDLGIFITFQAFIGILGIPTTAAIAPAVEKRLSEGNRLVSAV, encoded by the coding sequence ATGAATCTCTCGAAATCTGTATTTAAGCTATTCAGCGCACAGGTCGTTGTCCAAATCATCGGGTTCCTTGCCCTCGCCATATTCGCCAATATCCTCTCACCAACTGACCTTGGGATTTTTATCACGTTTCAGGCGTTCATCGGTATTCTGGGTATCCCTACGACTGCCGCGATCGCGCCAGCAGTCGAGAAACGATTGAGCGAAGGGAACCGTCTAGTTAGCGCGGTTTGA
- a CDS encoding glycosyltransferase family 4 protein — protein MRVSIVTPDLSHNCLGRSYVLAQLLEKNHEVEIIGPQFDAEVWGPLRNAYRYKGVKTSKRVYRFAASIPELLTKITGDVIYASKPRMNSYGLSLLKALRSDYPLVLDIDDWESGFAYHGSQLGAYLKGIPFLAHANSFYYTRLFESLTNLADARTVSNRFLQEKFSGTIVPHARDTDSFDPKRFDKQNIRKELDLPANKFIVMFSGTPHPYKGVDDLAKALSRIECVEIKGIVVGADDSNYVRKVKHIAGDSITIRGRQPFDEIPKWIAAADMIAIPQRNTPATRGQLPAKVFDAMAMAKPIVATNVSDLPIILEECGLIVEPEAPEQLRDAILKVFSDKILQEELGQSARQKCIQKYSYEALAPVLDDIVLDVVSKYHTSNK, from the coding sequence ATGCGTGTCTCAATCGTCACCCCTGATCTCTCACACAATTGTCTAGGACGGTCCTACGTACTTGCACAATTACTAGAGAAAAATCACGAGGTTGAAATTATTGGACCCCAATTTGATGCTGAAGTCTGGGGCCCCTTGAGAAATGCATACAGATACAAAGGTGTGAAAACGAGCAAGCGAGTGTATCGCTTTGCGGCTTCGATTCCAGAACTACTGACGAAGATAACAGGAGATGTTATTTATGCTTCCAAACCGAGAATGAACAGTTACGGATTGAGTTTGCTGAAAGCACTACGAAGCGATTATCCCCTTGTTTTGGATATAGACGATTGGGAGTCTGGGTTTGCATATCACGGATCACAACTGGGTGCATATTTGAAGGGAATCCCGTTTCTAGCCCATGCGAATTCGTTTTATTATACGCGATTATTCGAGTCACTTACTAACCTCGCCGATGCCCGAACGGTATCCAACCGATTTCTCCAAGAGAAGTTCAGTGGGACAATTGTCCCGCATGCTCGAGACACAGATTCGTTCGATCCGAAACGGTTTGACAAACAAAACATCAGAAAGGAACTAGACTTACCCGCCAACAAGTTCATAGTTATGTTTTCTGGTACACCGCACCCATACAAAGGAGTCGATGATCTCGCCAAAGCCCTATCACGAATCGAATGTGTCGAAATCAAAGGTATTGTTGTCGGAGCAGACGATTCTAACTATGTTCGAAAAGTGAAACACATCGCTGGTGATTCAATTACCATCCGGGGACGACAACCATTTGACGAAATACCCAAGTGGATCGCAGCTGCAGATATGATTGCGATTCCCCAACGTAATACCCCGGCAACTAGGGGACAGTTGCCTGCAAAGGTGTTTGACGCGATGGCAATGGCAAAACCAATCGTAGCAACCAATGTCTCCGATCTGCCGATTATTCTTGAAGAATGTGGCTTGATTGTGGAACCCGAAGCACCAGAACAACTCCGCGACGCAATTCTCAAAGTATTCTCTGATAAGATACTGCAAGAAGAATTAGGACAGTCTGCTCGCCAAAAATGCATCCAAAAGTACAGTTACGAGGCATTAGCGCCGGTGCTAGACGATATTGTTTTAGACGTTGTATCGAAATATCACACCTCAAACAAATAA